One window of the Carassius auratus strain Wakin chromosome 20, ASM336829v1, whole genome shotgun sequence genome contains the following:
- the LOC113121291 gene encoding uncharacterized protein LOC113121291, with protein MNPDAVLNKQLAFRVVCALICSDKQKQKKKKKRIWKRECPGRREQPGLSVLQRELEMTDEDGFGELLRMTAEEFEFLLQMVGPLITKQHTKMRRAISSRDRLSVTLRFLATGKTFSSLSALYRIGASTISKIVMETCGALYQLMKTDFLQTPSTETEWREIAQDFESKWQFPHCLGALGGKQIYIQPPVKSGCLDNNNKGRVYVTIMAAVDANHKFIYASLETQEKVSDAGLFAHSDLCKAMDQGLLNFPPPEPLPNSDITMPYMFVGDETHPLRPDLITPYPNQEMDHSQGVLNYRLSRARRVAENAFSILASRLRVFRNTIFLEPDKVEKITMASLCIHNFLCERRSEAYTRPAFADLKNGDHSTAEGTWRNPGHGTCQPLEQREEHNALATAEVQRNLLRDYFVSPAGCCPSPEEHI; from the exons ATGAACCCTGACGCGGTGTTGAACAAGCAGCTTGCTTTTCGAGTTGTGTGCGCGTTGATTTGCAGcgataaacagaaacagaaaaagaaaaagaagcgaATATGGAAGAGAGAATGTCCGGGACGTCGCGAGCAGCCTGGGCTGTCTGTTCTGCAGAGAGAGTTGGAG ATGACCGATGAGGATGGGTTTGGGGAGCTGCTGAGGATGACAGCAGAGGAGTTTGAGTTTCTGCTGCAGATGGTCGGACCCCTCATTACAAAGCAGCACACAAAAATGAGACGGGCGATATCTTCAAGAGATCGCCTATCTGTGACCTTGCGGTTTTTGGCAACAG GCAAAACATTCAGTTCCCTCAGTGCACTGTACAGGATTGGGGCCAGCACTATTTCAAAGATAGTTATGGAGACCTGTGGTGCTCTATACCAGCTTATGAAAACAGACTTCCTGCAG ACCCCATCAACAGAGACAGAATGGCGGGAAATAGCCCAGGACTTTGAATCGAAATGGCAATTTCCACATTGCCTAGGTGCACTTGGAGGAAAACAGATTTATATACAGCCTCCAGTAAAAAGTGGCTGCCTTGACAATAACAACAAGGGCAGGGTATATGTGACAATAATGGCTGCTGTGGATGCAAACCACAAGTTCATTTATGCCAGTTTGGAAACCCAAGAGAAGGTCTCTGATGCTGGACTGTTCGCTCATTCGGACTTGTGTAAAGCGATGGATCAGGGTCTGCTGAATTTTCCTCCACCTGAACCATTGCCCAACAGTGACATAACAATGCCGTACATGTTTGTGGGTGATGAGACGCATCCTTTAAGGCCTGATCTCATAACGCCATATCCAAATCAAGAGATGGACCACAGTCAGGGCGTACTAAACTATCGTCTTTCAAGGGCACGCAGAGTTGCAGAAAATGCATTCAGCATTCTAGCAAGCAGGTTAAGGGTTTTCAGGAACACCATATTCTTGGAGCCTGACAAAGTGGAGAAGATCACTATGGCCTCTCTATGCATCCATAACTTCCTCTGCGAGCGCAGGTCTGAGGCATATACACGTCCAGCATTTGCAGATTTGAAGAATGGGGACCACAGCACAGCTGAAGGAACCTGGAGGAATCCAGGGCACGGGACTTGTCAGCCGCTTGAGCAAAGAGAGGAACACAATGCATTAGCTACCGCAGAAGTGCAACGAAACCTTCTGCGTGACTACTTTGTCTCGCCTGCAGGTTGCTGTCCTTCACCAGAGGAACACATTTAG